From Scomber japonicus isolate fScoJap1 chromosome 22, fScoJap1.pri, whole genome shotgun sequence, one genomic window encodes:
- the sema4f gene encoding semaphorin-4F codes for MTPGGVVLILLPVCYLLSGASAATLSGQRDIMLGPDKLEGVANFSTFLLDQSTGTLFLGARDAILAVDINKLNQKPRKIVWDVPEEKRRSCVAKGKTEVDCYNYIRLLEFLGDGRIYVCGTYAFDPQCAFLDISSFTLEKVENGGTKMETGKGKCPFEPSQHYTAVMAGGTLYTATTSNFLGTLFDISRATGREQERIRTEQSSNWLNDPEFVSSAFIEQNADSNPTGDDDKIYFFFNEVAREYDLYTKVKVPRVARVCKSDVGGMKTLQRRWTTFLKAQLVCEDKPSDQRYNILTDVFTTQHTPGDPSSTHFYGLFTSQWENEELSAVCVFSLSDISKVMYGPFKALKTCENRISPEPVPTPRPGQCLNNAMKAEGFESSLKLPDKVLTFVREYPLMENSVTAAPLLVRKGIKYTKLAVTQTGSKDERRGAVLHLGTDRGELHRVAVVGQNATLLHEIPLFTSQEPVNNILLYKGRTLVGSPLSLARVHAEGCGVYPSCEVCARARGLGCVWKEDACQYTTAEPVPGDMVDDSLRKCDTTEGRCSPSMRELRVSIGLRLLLPCFQLSPRPCSWEHPPHRHTRQHHSDLEVTVTTESLGKYICTCQEAGPSVRDPTPCRRAAYHLTLEGPSAGGAVAIAGSRHFMAFYVVFFLGGIGFAVFLYCLVIHRRSFGRQGHHLPDNSLSSEKGRDLLGSSATPQSPSSASLLSEGFRLTEKRNGTATTNTTTTLLSNQGNGGHHGNSYSGTLINSNSSNGHGNSLYSNCNTSNSHLKFPSEILDADMLDGRTGERERGRPEGGERESGEGGEVDEGLGDGLAGLKGLEEELANLPVYKSPAPLAKCEESSI; via the exons ACATCATGCTGGGTCCGGACAAGTTAGAGGGCGTGGCCAACTTCAGCACTTTCCTACTGGACCAAAGCACAGGCACGCTCTTCCTCGGTGCCAGGGACGCCATACTGGCCGTGGACATCAACAAACTCAACCAAAAACCGCGCAAG ATTGTTTGGGATGTgccagaggagaagaggaggtcATGTGTCGCAAAGGGAAAGACAGAG GTGGACTGCTACAACTACATCCGCTTGCTAGAGTTTCTAGGAGATGGACGCATCTACGTGTGTGGCACCTACGCCTTCGACCCCCAGTGTGCCTTCCTG GATATCTCCTCCTTCACTCTGGAGAAAGTGGAGAATGGGGGGACAAAGATGGAGACAGGGAAGGGGAAGTGTCCCTTTGAGCCCAGTCAGCACTACACGGCTGTTATGGCAG GTGGCACCCTGTACACAGCAACCACCAGCAATTTCCTGGGAACACTCTTCGACATCTCCCGGGCAACAGGTCGTGAGCAGGAGCGCATCCGAACTGAACAATCCAGCAACTGGCTCAATG acCCAGAGTTTGTGAGCTCAGCTTTCATAGAGCAGAATGCAGACAGCAACCCGACAGGAGATGATGACAAGATCTACTTCTTCTTCAATGAGGTGGCCAGGGAGTACGACCTATATACCAAAGTCAAGGTGCCCAGGGTGGCACGAGTCTGCAAG TCGGATGTGGGAGGGATGAAGACCCTGCAGAGGCGTTGGACCACCTTTCTCAAGGCCCAGTTGGTGTGTGAGGACAAACCCAGTGACCAGCGTTACAACATCCTGACCGATGTTTTCACCACTCAACACACGCCAGGAGACCCAAGCAGCACACACTTCTATGGGCTTTTCACCTCTCAATG GGAAAACGAGGAGttatcagcagtgtgtgttttcagtctgtCTGACATCAGCAAAGTGATGTACGGTCCCTTTAAAGCATTAAAGACTTGCGAGAACCGGATCAGCCCTGAACCTGTCCCCACACCAAGGCCCGGCCAG TGTCTGAACAACGCTATGAAGGCTGAAGGGTTTGAATCTTCACTGAAACTCCCTGACAAGGTGCTGACATTTGTGAGAGAGTACCCTCTGATGGAGAACAGTGTTACTGCAGCGCCCCTGCTGGTCCGAAAAGGGATCAAATACACCAAACTGGCTGTAACACAGACGGGAAGCAAAGATGAGCGGAGGGGAGCAGTGCTGCACCTTGGAACAG ACCGTGGGGAGCTCCATCGTGTGGCAGTAGTGGGACAAAATGCCACCTTACTGCATGAGATTCCTCTGTTCACATCACAGGAGCCTGTTAATAATATATTACTGTACAAG GGCCGGACTCTGGTGGGCAGCCCTCTGTCTTTGGCTCGTGTCCATGCTGAAGGCTGCGGTGTGTATCCCAGCTGTGAGGTGTGTGCCAGAGCCAGAGGACTGGGCTGCGTGTGGAAGGAAGATGCCTGCCAGTACACAACGGCAGA acctGTTCCAGGTGATATGGTCGACGATTCCTTGAGGAAATGTGATACAACGGAGG GGCGTTGCTCCCCATCCATGAGGGAGCTGCGAGTTTCCATAGGTCTACGCCTCCTGTTGCCATGCTTCCAACTGTCTCCCAGGCCCTGTAGTTGGGAGCATCCTCCCCACAGACACACGAGGCAGCACCACTCTGACCTCGAGGTGACCGTCACCACGGAAAGCCTGGGAAAATACATCTGCACGTGCCAG GAGGCAGGGCCAAGTGTCAGAGACCCCACCCCCTGTCGCAGAGCAGCCTATCATCTGACACTAGAGGGCCCCAGTGCTGGAGGAGCAGTGGCGATAGCAGGAAGTCGTCATTTCATGGCCTTCTATGTCGTTTTCTTCTTAGGTGGTATAGGATTTGCTGTATTTCTCTACTGCTTGGTTATACATCGGCGCAGTTTTGGGCGCCAGGGCCACCACCTGCCAGATAATTCGCTGTCGTCAGAGAAGGGGCGGGATCTGCTTGGCTCCTCAGCCACTCCACAGTCACCCAGCAGTGCCAGCCTGCTGTCTGAAGGATTCCGGTTGACTGAAAAAAGGAATGGGACAGCAACCACAAATACGACCACAACGTTACTCAGCAACCAGGGTAATGgtggtcaccatggaaacagctATAGCGGCACCCTGATCAACAGCAACTCCAGCAATGGCCATGGGAATTCCCTGTACTCCAACTGCAACACAAGCAACAGCCATCTGAAATTCCCCTCCGAAATTTTAGATGCAGACATGCTGGATGGAAGGacgggggagagggagaggggaaggcctgaggggggagagagggagtcgGGAGAGGGGGGCGAGGTGGATGAAGGGCTGGGGGATGGATTAGCAGGGTTAAAAGGACTAGAGGAGGAACTTGCAAACCTTCCTGTGTATAAATCGCCAGCACCCCTGGCTAAGTGTGAAGAAAGCTCAATATGA